From the Panthera leo isolate Ple1 chromosome C1, P.leo_Ple1_pat1.1, whole genome shotgun sequence genome, one window contains:
- the FAM171B gene encoding protein FAM171B, producing MVKKIFLFAGGIDRPVFGQYWTDPLAGDEGCWLSQLMSKWTLRGNFPKVTHLGNGRDGRRLTPKPINSGREGIFGKGASVFMLKVQVNDIISRQYLSQAVVEVFVNYTKTNSTVTKNNGAVLIKVPYKLGLSLTIVAYKDGYVLTPLPWKTGKMPIYSSVTLSLFPQSQANIWLFEDTVLITGKLADAKSQPSVQFSKALIKLPDNHHISNVTGYLTVLQQFLKVDNFLYTTGIMLNKSGFESTELTPLAAICVKIYSGGKELKVDGSIQVSLPLIHTNDVSAGDQIPAWTFDMNIGAWVNHGQGMVKEHNNHFVWTYDAPRLGYWIAAPLPGTRGSGINGDSRDITAYHTVFLTAILGGTIVIVIGFFAVLLCYCRDKCGTPQKRERNITKLEVLKRDQTTSTTHINHISTVKVALKAEDKSQLFNAKNSSYSPQKKEPSKAEAEERVSMVKTRDNFKVYNEEVSFLSANPNNYSRNPTQSLEPNVGSKQPKHINNKPSSSLGDAQEEKRYLTGNEEVYGHSHIPEQLMHIYSQPIAILQTSDLFSTPEQLHAAKSATLPRKGQLVYGQLMEPVSRENFTQTLPKMPVHSHTQPPDAREENIPLEGQQSLPSQTSDWSRYSNSLLESVSVPGTLNEAVVMTPFSSELQGISEQTLLELSKGKPSPHPRAWFVSLDGKPVAQVRHSFIDLKKGKRAQSNDTSLDSGVDMNEHHSSRKLEREKTFIKSMHQPKILYLEDLDLSSSESGTTVCSPEDPALRHILDGGSGAIMEHPGEESPGRKSTVEDFEANMSPTKKRGRPPLAKKDSKTNIWKKREERPLIPIN from the exons ATGGTAAAGAAAATTTTCCTGTTTGCAGGAGGGATAGATAGGCCGGTCTTTGGGCAGTACTGGACAGATCCCCTGGCAGGAGATGAAGGCTGCTGGCTGTCCCAGTTG atgagcaaatggaCTTTGAGAGgtaacttccccaaagtcacacatctAGGGAACGGCAGAGATGGGCGTCgactgactccaaagcccattaATAGTGGAAGAGAAGGCATCTTTGGCAAAGGTG CGTCTGTATTTATGCTGAAAGTACAGGTGAATGACATCATCAGTCGTCAGTACCTGAGTCAAGCAGTTGTAGAAGTGTTTGTAAACTACACGAAAACAAATTCCACAGTAACTAAGAACAATGGAGCAGTGTTGATAAAAGTACCCTATAAATTAGGGCTCAGCTTAACCATTGTTGCTTACAAGGATGGCTACGTGTTGACACCTCTGCCTTGGAAGACTGGAAAAATGCCAA TATATTCATCAGTTACACTTTCGCTGTTCCCGCAAAGCCAAGCAAATATATGGCTATTTGAagacactgttttaattactggaAAATTAGCTG ATGCCAAATCTCAACCAAGTGTTCAGTTTTCAAAAGCCTTAATTAAACTACCTGACAACCATCATATTAGCAACGTAACAGGCTATCTTACAGTTCTACAACAATTTTTGAAAGTGGACAATTTCCTGTATACAACTGGAATTATGCTCAATAAATCAG gttttgaaAGTACTGAATTGACTCCTCTTGCTGCAATATGCGTGAAAATATATTCTGGAGGAAAAGAATTAAAGGTGGATGGCTCTATTCAAGTTTCTCTTCCCCTTATACATACAAATGATGTAAGTGCAGGGGATCAGATACCTGCCTGGACATTTGATATGAACATAG GTGCTTGGGTAAATCATGGCCAGGGAATGGTCAAGGAACATAACAATCACTTCGTCTGGACATATGATGCACCACGTTTGGGCTACTGGATAGCTGCTCCACTTCCAGGAACTAGAG GTTCAGGTATAAATGGAGACTCAAGGGATATAACTGCCTACCACACAGTGTTTCTTACAGCCATATTAGGAGGAACAATAGTCATTGTCATTGGATTTTTTGCTGTGCTTCTTTGTTATTGCAG GGACAAGTGTGGTACTccgcagaagagagaaagaaatatcacTAAACTCGAGGTCCTCAAGAGAGACCAGACAACTTCAACAACACACATAAACCACATCAGTACAGTCAAAGTTGCATTAAAAGCCGAGGACAAGTCACAGTTATTTAATGCCAAAAACTCCTCATATAGCCCTCAGAAAAAGGAACCATCAAaggcagaagcagaagaaagagttTCCATGGTAAAAACTCGGGACAATTTTAAAGTCTACAATGAAGAGGTTTCATTTCTATCAGCCAATCCAAATAATTACTCAAGAAACCCAACACAGTCtttggagcccaatgtagggtccAAACAACCTAAACACATTAACAACAAACCATCTTCATCTCTAGGTGATGCACAAGAGGAAAAGAGGTATCTCACAGGTAACGAAGAGGTATATGGACATTCCCACATTCCTGAACAGCTTATGCACATCTATAGCCAGCCCATCGCCATCCTTCAAACATCTGACCTTTTCTCCACTCCAGAGCAGTTACATGCTGCTAAGTCAGCTACTTTGCCAAGAAAGGGACAGTTAGTCTATGGCCAATTGATGGAACCAGTTAGTAGAGAGAACTTTACACAGACGTTGCCCAAAATGCCAGTGCATTCTCACACACAGCCCCCAGATGCGAGGGAAGAGAATATTCCACTCGAAGGTCAACAGAGCCTGCCATCCCAAACTTCAGACTGGAGCCGGTATTCAAACAGCTTACTAGAATCTGTTTCTGTTCCTGGAACACTAAATGAAGCTGTTGTAATGACTCCCTTTTCATCAGAGCTTCAAGGAATTTCAGAACAGACCCTCCTGGAGTTGTCCAAAGGAAAGCCTTCCCCCCATCCCAGAGCATGGTTTGTATCTCTTGATGGAAAACCAGTCGCACAAGTGAGACATTCCTTCATAGACCTGAAAAAGGGCAAGAGAGCCCAGAGCAATGACACGAGTTTGGACTCTGGGGTGGACATGAATGAGCACCACTCAAGTAGAAAACTCGAGAGGGAGAAAACTTTCATCAAAAGCATGCATCAGCCTAAGATCCTTTACTTAGAAGATTTAGACCTgagcagcagtgagagtggaACCACTGTCTGCTCCCCCGAGGACCCAGCTTTAAGACACATTCTAGATGGAGGGAGTGGAGCTATCATGGAACACCCTGGGGAAGAGTCTCCAGGGAGAAAAAGCACTGTTGAAGATTTTGAAGCCAATATGTCCCCCACTAAAAAAAGGGGCAGACCACCACTAGCCAAAAAAGATAGCAAGACTAATATCTGGAAGAAGCGAGAGGAACGTCCACTGATTCCCATAAATTAA